The genome window tcttgcaaaaggggggcctcggtcaaatgttaatgccacctggggggccttgccctggaaaagtttgggaacccctgtcttAAAGCCTTCATTTTATGCGAACAGCTAATATTTTTCACTTGCGATTAATCaaaataaacttatttaaaCGTTTCTAAAATTTACCTCTGAGTTAGCTGCTGCTTTAGCAATCAGGACACATGAcacaaaacagtgttactatgaaagTAGACTTTAATACTctgaaaaaagacacactattagcatcacaaaTGTAAAACATGGGCAGAGTGAGACCAATTATATATAATTGGTCTCACTTTAGCATCTAACTTTGAGGTAAATTTTGGAAgagtttaattatttaaacaggCAACTTCAACACAACAAACTTAACTTTTATCACTTCATAACTTCAGTATTTTCTAAACTTTAAGATAGCAAGGCCTCAAAAGCTCCATGACGCTCGTGCAAGGCTGTGATGGTGTATGGCCAGGGGCATAGCAACTTTTATAACTGGGGGGAGGCACGTCCCACTTACAtgtagagaaatatatatatatatatatatatatatatatatatatatatatatatatatatatatatatatatataattgatcTCACTCTGcccatgttttacatttttcctacattcttttgaatgtccatggaataataTAAAGTATTAGATGCTACAAGTGAACCTTCTaccattatttacacatttgaatgaccatgtaatatgaagcaatgtATTACacgaaattaaaaatgaccttatacaGTATGGCCATGTGCactgtttcgactcaggacagcttaatttgctgctattgtcaaccAACTGTGATGCCGTACACAACAGCAATTCACCTTTGTGTGTTCGCTGAGAgaaggctaatggttgagaggcaggaatttggctaatatttgctgcaagccttttagaaccgaccaattggtgtgcgaggCGAGAATTACAGAGAGGAGTTAAACcaatgcaaacatgcacacacatgatgcagtattagaccataagcacatcttaatgaaattaaaaccgaatcccggacattttgtcaaatttagaaatcccggcTAGACACTTTTTAAGgtccgaaaaagaggacatacggtcaccataacaaaagcatttcagagaacaatttgtgttaatttctaccaaattaactttgcgcaaaatttatttgtgcatgcaccaggttgctcatgtgagccacgactggcaagagCCAGAGCTAGCCAGAGCCAGCCAGAGCTAGCCAGAGCCAGCCAGTGCTAGCCAGAGCCAGCCAGAGCtagccagagccatatctccctgcagttctcgcctggtttcccattgatgctaagcagggttgagccgggccagtacctggatgggtaCTGTTTGGGAAAGCTAAAGTTGCTGCTGGAAGGGGTATTAGTAAGGCCAGCAGGGTGGTCTGTGTGGTGCTAAATGGCCCATTATAGTGAGGGGGatgctatactgtaaaaacagcactgtctttaaactcctgactctctgtggtcatttcAAATCCCTAGACGCTTatggtaaaagagtaggggtataatggcaaaattcccccattggcccttctctatcatggctcctaataatccccatctcaggatggctacatcactctctcctctccactaatagctgctgtgtggtgggtgttctggtgcactatggctgcatcatccaggtggatgctactcactggtggtggttgtggAGACttcccccatactatgtaaagtgctatataaatgtaacagtaactataatcaagcagctgtctatattgtgttatgccaaaaaaaaataaaataaatgtaatcctgatagtattcccatctttacaaaatgtacctgtaatctgattactttatttttttatgtaaatgtaaaggattacagttaccagttttttgtatcctgattacataaCATGTAATCCCTTACTCCCCAAGCAtgtctttgaaacagtgcctattaataaagttgatatacttatacaaaaccacaaggaaaattatctttttcaatcatttattcaacagaaatttCAATAGATACAATactcttctgtggaaaaagttagtacacccttggcctcagaatcTAGTATTGCCgtttttagcagaaataacttcttgcaggcgttttgcataattgtccaacAGGCTTGCTGCAATTTTTAACCACTCTTCCATGCGATATGCACTccttcagttgcaagatgtttgagggatTTCTTACATGTACTGccatttcaaatcccctcaCACCATTTCAataggattcaaatccaggctttgactaggccaatCCATAACCctcaatttcttctttttcagccattccttggtggatttgctagtgtgcttacaATCATTATCTGTTGAAAGggccactttcagttcaacttcaacttttgtaaagatggcctcacattatcttcaagcactctttgatatgatgcagataTGATGCAGTTCATAGTTGattcaatgaatgcaagctgtccagtccctgaggcagcgaagcaaccccaaaccgtAACATTTcctccaccgtgcttcacagttggtatgaggtgcttctcctgaaaagctgtctttggtctgtaccaaacatgtctgctgttactgtggccaaacaactctatctttgattagtctgtccagagcacattattccaaaaggcctggtctttgccaaTATGCTTATTGGCAAACTGTAATcttacaaaggctttttcctggcatgcctccagTGCAtctcaaatttgtgcaatctctttctgattgtagaagcatgcactttgacaccaagagttgcaagacttactagcagatgctgtaaattttgaaattatgaaattttgaggttcttggagacttcattttgcatcagatggtctgctcttgggctgttTTTGCTGGGACAGcaagtcctggacaaattgtcagtcatttgtagatgattttcctttcagtggaatgatgtataatcaaataatttggagatctttttaaatcccttgccagactcataggatCTTGGCataatgacaccacacacctcagtagcacagggaacaccagacattagatatgagaggggtataaataagacaggttccacctgcactccctaagcaggttctaatcactggcacccaatcttgagcACCTgaattttatggattttaagGTGTTATAAATGTatgggtgtacttacttttttcaatgtgactgatctgttttttgttcacttaaattgtgaaaatgataGAGTGTATAATCTTAAAAATGATCAGGAATGTGGGCcagagagaacatgtgaactAAATGTGGTCATCTACActatgtttaattaaaatattcctCAGGGCATGTTTGGTATCTACTCCATATTTCATGGTGAAtaatattgtgtctgaaatcataaatataataaaagtttaggaaataacatttacagtatatgattttatattttgcaatgtgtgtttgttcttcCGGTACACCAACCAACATCCACATGTATACCTACTGGGACCACCTGTTCTACACAGGAGACCTTTTCCTATTGTTTCAAAGACTCATTCTCAGGAACCTAATTAACATATAACACCATAGGCTGAGCCTACCTGACATACAGTTGTTAGATGAGctgaccactagatggcagtgtAAGAATATATGAGACACAAATCACAACCAAATCACTCTTTCATCTTccgtattttttatttattttttaaaatgtaatattatagtaatatttaatattatgttatattatatttaatatttaatactgttttCAATCATTATAAAACCTGTTGCCCCAAACGGTGATACATAAAACTGGGTAATGAATGTAACAgtcaatgcattttttttaattaactacaataataaaaaaataaataaataaataaaaaaactaaaatttaatttaatttggcCAAGAGAGTTTAGGAAaaacacttctggaaaaaagaatGGTGCAGCACAAGGAGGCAGAGAGGATTAAGAAGATGTCTACAAAAATCACAACAAAATGCAAGTagatttgcttgtattttctcatttgtaagttaaTTTGGATAAaagaatctgctaaatgaatgtaatgtaaaagtAATTTGCAGAAGATGGTAGATCTTGCATACCCAGCTcactgaaattaaataaatagacaggtaaagaaacataagaaaataaaaacaagtggATAGGAGTGCATTAACTAATAGATTCCCACATGTTCCCAACCCTAGTTGGACTAAAACCACATTTTAGGGAACAGGGAAAAAGTGTCTTGGGaacagggaaaacactaaaatttGCAGAACAGCGTGTTTTTCAGGTTCAGGGTTTGGGATCTGTGCTGCAACTGATatgaataatataaaatttCCTACTTATGCAACACCTTACTCATGCTTCCAGTCCATTGTAAAGACAAATAGAGGGGCAATGGCTCAgattatggcatttggcagatgccctttccagagcaacttacataagtgctttgaagtctctataaataaatacatcctcaTAATGGTTTACTAGTTCAGAGATTATGAGTTCTATCACTCTAAGATGATCTGAGCCTAAGATCAGGCTCAGATGAAATAAGGGCATCCTTACATGTGAATCATGGAATGTAGAAATAAGTTCAGGAATAAATTATCTCATGAATCTGTTGTGGAATACAACCATTCAACAATTACTGCAGGGTATCTACAGACACCAGACTGTCTACAAGGACATTTCAGTAAGGATACAAGCAAGGATAAAGTTGCTTCTGGCTCcaacagcaaaataaaatgaaagaccTTAAGACAAAGTGCAAAGACCACAATAACTGCAGTATAAACAACGGAATCACTGGCAGGAGAATCATTTGGCAGGAGAattatgtaaacttctgacacGAGTCAGGTCTTAAGTATATCTAAATAGGTGGGAGGACAACAAAAATCAAGTCTGTGtcaaaatatcagaattgtCCATCCAGGTCCACAATGTAAATGCAGTCCAATGCACAACCCAAACtgtattagagtgtattagATTTTTATCAATTCATTTGTATTAATACTACCAACTAAAATATCACCAAAACATATTGGTATGAGGAAAGGTAGCAAGACCATACAAAAGAGCAATATGATGCGGGAACgacatagaaaaataaaatcaaataaaaccgACCATCTCCAGGGTCCCAATCCCAAACCCAGTTTACCATCCGGGTGGagtttctctgtgtgtatctgtgtttcATCTGGGTTtcatctgggttctccagtttcctcccactgtccaaaaacatgccagtaggtggactggcaaTGCTAAATTACCCcaatttatgaatgaatgaatgtgtgtgtgtgtgtgtgtgtgtgtgtgtgtgtgtgtgtgtgtgtgcttgtgtgtgtccTTCTTGAGCCCAGTGGTCCCAGGATAAGTTAAGtgtaaagcagttactgaagatgaatgaatcgAGATATATGAGAAGGAAAGCTATTGACATCTCTAGTCTCTATGGCTGCAATAATTCCACTTGAGGTTATTAGCTTAGCATTGTGTACTAGGTTTGCACGGTATACCAGTACTACGGTAGTATCATGATAGTAAAGCTTCAAAatgccactgtatatataaactgtAGTATCATCACTAAGACAGTACCATAAGTAATGTTGTATGTGCGGCAGTTAGTACTATGTTCACTAAAACAACACATCCCACTGCTTTCCcagaatacacaaaggttaGTGACACTTCATTTGACCTAAATTCTGTACCTTAATCTTCCTGTTTGCTTGTAAGTGaactaacgttatgctaactgcTGTGTGACTAAAATTAGTCATGTTTGCTtgtaagcgagctaacgttccCTTTTGGAGTTCATGtacaaattcagttatttattcctaatgataTGTTCGTTCTTAGTACTCGGAGGACAATTTCATTGCTCTAGGGCAGGGGTTCaaaaacttttccagggcaaggccccccttttgcaagatgtctttaaaacacatcaaaaaTACAGACtactgaatatatccccctttttttattattaataattacatcttacatctttacattatattacattaggaattgattgtgtgtgtggttgtctgagagtgagaaagagaaaacatactagtgggaggggtGGGCTTGGTGTCtccgaccaaattgttgaggccccccgggcgccccctggcggcccccactttgaaaaccactgctctaggGAACAATAGGTGAAATATATGGCACACTGTATTAATAGCTTGACAACTGTATGACAAAAAATTGGTTtgtcttttttcatttatatctatgtatttctgtaaatttggttcattttgtagatttaaattaacacaatattgctttgtatcgtgatacttcagctggtatagtgTCATAAGTTTTGTTTATGGTATCTTGGCAACCCTATTGTGTACACAGATTAAGTTTGTGTGTACAAAAAAAGCAGGTTTCTGTCAAAAGTCATTTCATCAGCTGTATAAGATACCAATGGACAATATATAATTTGAtctattatatatagtatactgCATACAGTGGGATATATTTGGTCTGGACTCTTACACTGAAAAGTGaattaaacaggaagtgaggcgtGTCGGTTGTTGGCAACCTAAAACTGGTTTGTCCTCTATCTTCCAGTAGCCTCCGGTACGAACATTTAGGCATTCGAgctgtctttttttattctatattttatctttacattttgttttatacttGAGTGAAATAATGGCTGGCACTTTGGCCCGTAAAGCTGTAGACCATCTCCGTAGCAAGGAGTTCAGGGACTATCTGATGAGGTAAGTCGTGGCTAGCAGTAGCTCTTCACTTAGGCGGTGCAGGCGAGTTTGCTAAGTACGTTAGCTAGCTCCATATCTACCTAGTATAAATTCAGGTCATTCATGATACTTGAGTAATTAGCGAGATGTGTATCGCAATTTTACTTGCACTCGAATTTATCAACGTTTGTCATATTTAGATAAGGTTGACGGAAATTAGCTTTGACCGAACTGCTGAAGGGCAAGCTATGGCCAAGTCCCAAATGGCTCACAGCTCCCTGCTTAAGTACACTAGGGTTGTATACGAAATAATGACTTCGACATCCTACCTAGTGCACTGTGTGTTAAAGTGACGGGTAATTAGCGCAGAGTCTCCTCTGTTTACATGTCAGCAGTTGCTGAGAGTGCTGACACAcaacaagcaaataaacaagttatatttaaagtaaaaaaaaaaaaaaatctggaccTTTTCTCCAAATTAAATGAATGTAGGTCTTTAGCAGACAGGGTGGATTAAGCTACCTGGCCTCTTTTTTCAGGTCATTTGTTGTCATGAgaaggttttatatatatttttattgagatCATTTGCAATTTGCTTTTCACTTCACTAATATTTTCCCAtgctttctttatttccttttcacATGGGACCTTGAACATCAGCACAGTAAGTGTGTCTTCTTTACTATGCTTTTATAAATTAGGAAAACACTTCGAGATATGCcattctaggaaaataatccacgagAGGGTGTGGAGATGAGGCCTgcgtgaagcagagttactgttcccacccagagttgattattttcctataacagagcatcctgaagtgttttattcctctcctAACATAGTGATTTGCAAACAGCTACAACCTTTCATTTATGAATGAGTGACacacagttctttttttttttttttttttttttttttttttttttttaaacagttaacTTGATGTTGActtgttagttcctgttgttaCTTGTTATAACACCTATAAGCAGTCATTCTCTCACCAACCGcacttgaagttaataagacaaaaagcaAGCAGACAAACATaatttgtcatgttacagagaatcCCCAAAAgtcctctgtgctgaagacTTGAAGACAATGACTCCCCTTACAGAAAGCATCACCATAATTGTTATTAaattacatgtttaaaaaaaaaataaatcagtttatcAACTGTAAATGTGGAGGGTCCATCCACTTTAGAAATAATCACGTGTTAGagtaatgataatataatattaagaataataaacaggttaatcaatccgtacaggatttcgcagagtcaTACATTCTTGATTGAATTAAAACTGATGGAatttggcgaaattgcaattgcacgaaattgttttgtaaGTTTTTAATCTAAGATAACTTGTACAGTGCTCATTTTGGGGCCATGTAGCTGTGGGTAAATTGACTGAAACAAAGCCCCCATTAAACTGTGCATCAGCTTCCATTAGCATGTTCATGACCTGTACGCTGCATGTCACAAACATTAATCAGCATTTAGGTAATGTTTCTAGAAATGTCTGATTGAATGGATAGGACTATACTGatctgatttattcattttcagcacTTTTGGGGTCCAGTAGCAAACTGGGGGCTGCCGATCGCTGCCATCAGTGACATGAAGAAAAGTCCAGAAATTATCAGTGGACGAATGACCTTTGGTATGTGATTAACCACTGTTTAACTAGTTTCACAATCTGATACTTTATCTGTGGCTGGTGTGTATACACTCCAAGAAGTATAAAATATGGcgtctttattttttctgtatCTGTGCAAAGTCAGctccagaagtattggcacccttggtaagaTTGTGATGCAGTTTTGCGTTTTGATTTTTCAGTTAAAGATTGTTTTGCACCCATATTGTTCATAAATCACGCACAGGTCTTCAACAGTAAAAGAGTGTGGAatctgtaaatgttttatttgtaatattgaACTTCAACATAATTAAGTACTGAATGGCTGTTGATTTAAATGGATTTAATGCACTGTACATTTTTCTATCAttattgtttataataataatcaataatcaataCTGAATGGCCATTTGatcaaaaacaaaatggaggtCTCTGACTTTAGTACAGTACcacattttttctttatataaaggtttttttttttttaagatttctCTCAATTCCCATGTGAGATTAagttaaataaagaaagactttttttttccataaccCTTTTAACCGATCTTTACAAGAGTGCCGATAATTCTGAAGCATTTTTTAAGTAATAGATGCCTCTAGGCCTTTAGCCTTAGTAAATTATAGGTTTCAGTTAAACTTTTTGTCTATCATTTCTTGTGTTATTTATTACCTCATAGACATAAAGGCTTAATTTTCTCTTTTGTTAAGACCATTGAGGGAACACTGGCACAAAGGTTGCCTTATCATGCTTTTGAGATGTTTGATACGCTTTATTATGGCATGCTGAGtaacgataaaaaaaaaatgtttggttAAAGCAGCACTTCAGGTTCAAGTGGAAAACTTCATGAAAGTGAGTGAGGGTTCATTAGCATTTTGCAAACTTTGTCGTATACCCAGTAGTCTCCTTAGCATTTTATAAACAGCATCTTGTACTGATTTTACAGTTTTTTCACTATATTAGTATTAGCTAGTCTCCTCTCACTATTAACCACAACTGTATTAGCCATATCTTTTAAGTGAAGTATTTTCACAGCATGTTTGACTTACTGTTTTACCAGCTCTGACCTGCTACTCGCTTTTGTTCATGAGATTCGCCTACAAGGTACAGCCAAGGAACTGGCTCCTCTTCGCCTGCCATTTCACCAACGAGGGCGCACAACTCATTCAGGGAGGACGGCTTATTAAGTACAAGTAAGAAGTCATCGTCGTTAacttcttgtttttattataacatgttttacagtgtgtcccaaaagtctctatacataggggaaattaacactttttagcaaactgtaactttatttataaaacatcctctacatgattgcTGAttgtttctttgtaaacacacattgGGTTGTCTCTCCCAGCTTTGGCTCCGTTTGgtaacagtgtcgtgtgtgtgatgtgcttgccatgtttcttcttgaagtccatcacaaccttacGACAGCTTCCAGATACAGCCATGTGAATgatttcagtacttttttctttcatcaaaGTCATTATTAAACACTATCATACTTATATAagtaagtatgaaaaattttgcaTTTGCAAGAGATTTTACTATAAAAGAGTTACTTTCCCCCCatgtgtggagacttttgggacaccctgtagtataGCTGTCTTGTGTGAAAAGAAGCCAAACTTGTGCACTTTTGCACTCCTGTGACAACTGGAAATGTCACTAATTCATggagaaggtttttttttttttttttaccttctgcTTTAATTATGTGTTTAAAATGCCCTTGCTGTGTTAGTGAGTTTAATAATTAGCTAGTTTGCTAACAGTGTGACCAGATCAGTGCTGTTGAGTCACAGGACAGCTGAAAGTGCATTTTATTGAACTGTCATCAGACAAAGGTAAGGGCTTTTCAGGAGATTTTTGCCAAGCTAACACCAGAAAGATTTGGAATTTAGAATTTATTCCACaaattcatttgaaataatCTATATAGATACTTACCTTGCtcagtgtgaattttttttttttgcacttttaaattgttttacttTATAAACATATCTTGTATTAATTTGTTAGTTTATAAGTTTGCATATTATTAATTGTGTGTgcctgtttgtgtatatatatccaCCCATGTGTTCATTTAtatgcttttattcatttattatttaaagtggtgcttgaaagtttgtgaaatttttctacatatctgtataaatatgacctaaaacataatcagattttagtcctaaaagaagataaagagaacccagttaaacaaatgagacataatattatacttggtcactgatttattgtggaaaattcaatattatatatttgtgagtggtaaaagtgtGTGACCCTTTGCTTTGattatctggtgtgacccccttgtgcagcaataactgcaactaaacatttccggtaactgaagatcagtcctgcacattggcttggaggaattttagcccgttcctcagtataGAACAGCTTAAACTccgggatgttggtgggtttcctcacatgaactgcttgcttcaggtccttccacaacatttctattggattaaggtcaggactttgacttggccattccaaaacattaacttaattcttttttaaccattctttggtagaacgactagtgtgcttaggatggttgtcttgctgtatgaccAACTTTCTTTTCAGATTCTATTCATAGACGGATGTTCTgaaattttcctttagaattcactggtatcattcagaattcattgttccatcagtgagtgcaagttgtccaggcccagATGCAAAACAGTCCGAAACCATGATACCACCGACTCCCagatttcacagatgggataaggtttttgtgctggaatgcagtattttcctttctccaaacataacgcttctcatttaaaccaaaaagttttattttgggctcatctgtccacaaaacatttttccaataaccTTCTGGCTTATCCATGTGACCTTTCGCAAACTGCAGAAGGACAGCAATGTTTTTTGTAGAACAGTGACTTTCTTCTTGcagtcctgccatgcacaccatttgttgttcagtgttctcctgatgttGGACTcatagacatctttcttcttaGCCAGTGTAAGAGAGagctttagttgcttagaaattaccctgggttcctttgtgaccttgtgggcTATTGCACGTCTTGCtgttggagtgatctttgttggtcaaccacTCCTTTTGAGGAtaacagtggtcttgaattttctccatttgtacacaatctgtcttaCTGTGGGTTGGTGAAGTCCTACTCTTtggttttataaccttttcaGCCTGACAAGCATCAAcatctctttttctgaggtcctcagaaatcttttcttttgttcCATGATACATTTCCACATACATGTGAGGCTCAGAcattgatagatccctgttctacaaataaaacagactgctcactcacacctgattgtcagcCCATTgtttgaaatcacctgactcaaaTTCAAATTAACTGTTAATCCTTGAGGTttgcatacttttgccactctcagatatgtaatattggatcattttcctcaataaataaatgaacaactTTGGGGTGAAAAAGTTCATAATTAATTCAAATtaaaggagagaaaagattgAAACCCCAGTCACTGAATCAGTATAAACTATGCTGGGTGTTATGAGACCTTCAATTCTGTCAGTggtgtgttttaaataattgttttatttgtattctcGGCTTTCAATTAATTGTTTATTAGCTTCTAGAGTGTTTATTAGTTGAGTAGGTATAGTCAAGTGGAAAAATTTGCTAGATACTACACAATTAGATAACGATTTTagattaaatgtaatttttaaatattgcttCAATTTTTGGAGTTGAAATTTGGGTCAGGTGGTCACACTACTTGCTAACTGGGTAGTGAGCTAAATAGTAATCAGAATAAAGTAATGAATGTAATTTGTAATTAGCTTCATGAAcccaaaattaaaaacatttggcattttgttgttctttatttatatattgccTTCTTGGTAAGTTGTTGATCTTCAATTATGTTGACTTTGCTAGCAAAGTATTGGAAATTTTTGAGAACAGCCTTAATTCCATAATAATTAtatcttctttctgttttttttttttcttttttttttctttacagcatGGAGAAGAAAATGGCAAACTGATGAGCAGCTGTTAACCACCGAGGTTTTCTCTGTGCAGATCATAGCTTTCAGAAATCATATTTCAAATACAGAAAACACTTAGATTTTTATCTGATTAATGATATAAATACAATTGACTTCCCATTCtaaatgatgaataaaatgtatatataaaatgaactTGACATGTTAGAGGACTGTTACATGcacatttcccttttttttttt of Ictalurus punctatus breed USDA103 chromosome 29, Coco_2.0, whole genome shotgun sequence contains these proteins:
- the mpc1 gene encoding mitochondrial pyruvate carrier 1 (The RefSeq protein has 1 substitution compared to this genomic sequence), whose protein sequence is MAGTLARKAVDHLRSKEFRDYLMSTHFWGPVANWGLPIAAISDMKKSPEIISGRMTFALTCYSLLFMRFAYKVQPRNWLLFACHFTNEGAQLIQGGRLIKYNMEKKTAN